The Arcobacter porcinus sequence CTTCAGGAATTAGATACGATTTTATAGCTGCTGATAAAAATCATGGAAAAGAGTATTTAAAAGAGATAATTGACCATCATATATCAGGTCAAATGAAAATAGCTCCTGAACATACAAGCGATGAAGTGCTTCATCATATGGGAAAACCAGGTAAACAATCTCTTATAGAGTTTAAAAAGATGTTTGATGATTTAAATAAAACAAGTGGTAAAAAACAGTTTTTAACATATTATCTAATAGCTGCTCATCCTGGATGCAAAGAGAGCCATATGCATGAGCTTAAACAGTTTACAACTCATGAATTAAAGATAAATCCAGAACAAGCACAAGTTTTCACACCAACACCTGGAACTTACTCAGCTGTTATGTACTATACAGAGCTTGACCCTTTTACAAAAAAGAAGATATTTGTTGAAAAAGATACATTAAGAAAAGAGAGACAAAAAGAGATAGTAGTTGCAAAAAAAGAGTTTGCTAAAAATAAAAAAGGTAATAATTTAGGGATGCAAGGTTGAAAATTTAATATAAAGCAACCAAAAATGGTTACTTTAAAATATTTAAGCTAAAGCGTTTATCATATCTTTTGTAACTTCTGATACATCTTTTGTACCATCAAGTTCCATAAACAGACCCATTTTTTTGTAAAAATCAATTAGTGGTGCCGTTTGAGAGTGGTATGCTTCAAGTCTGCTTTTTACAGTCTCTGCGTTATCATCTTTTCTAATAGTTAATTCTCCACCACAATAGTCACAAACACCATCTTTTTTTGAAGGATTAAACTCAACATGGAAAGATGCTCCACAACCAGAACAAACTCTTCTTCCTGTAATTCTTCCTACAATTAAGCTATCAGGAACATTTAAAGAGATTACTTTATCAAGTTTAATTTTCATATTTTGCATAAGTTCACTTAAAGCCTCAGCTTGAGCCAAAGTTCTTGGAAAACCATCAAGAATAAATCCATTTTTACAATCAGCAACTGCTAGTCTATCTTTGATAATTCCAATAATAGTAGAATCTGGAACTAATTGCCCAGCATCCATAAATTTTTTAGCTTCCATTCCCATATCTGTTTTGTCTGCAATTGCTGCTCTTAAGATATCTCCTGTTGAGATTTGTGGGATATTGTACTTCTCAATTAAAAATTTAGCTTGAGTTCCTTTTCCAGCTCCTGGTGCTCCAAATAGCATTAAATTCATATTTTATCCTTAAAATTTTTTCGCTTATTGTAGTAAAAAAGGATTTAATAGTAGATAAGTTATAGATAGTAGATTAGGAATTTAATCGATTTTTGATACAATAATTGCTTAAAACTCAAGGCTTCATTCTTGAAGCCCTTTAGAATTTTGCTACTTTTAGGAATTTTTTATAAATTCCGTTAAAAAGTAGTAATAACAGAAAAAGGAAATTAATGAAAAAACTATTTTTAATTATTGGAGCACCTGGAAGTGGAAAAACGACAGATGCCGAACTTATAGCAAAAAAACATGAAAATATAACTCACTATAGTACAGGCGATATGCTAAGAGCTGAGATGGCAAAAGATAGTGATATAGGAAAAGAGATAGCAAAATATGTAAATGCTGGAAATATAGTACCAATTAAAATAGCTATACAAACTATAGTAAATGCTATAAAAAATGCTCCAACACCTACAATAATAATAGATGGATATCCTAGAAGTTTAGAGCAGATGAGTGCTTTGGATGAGTATTTGAAAAATGAGAAAGAGTTAGAGCTAATCTCTTGTATAGAGGTAGTTGTAAGCGAAGAAGTTGCAAAAGATAGAGTGCTTGGAAGAAATAGGGGAGATGATGATAAGGTTGAAGTATTTAACAACAGAATGAGTGTGTATATTGAGCCTTTAAAAGCTATTCAAGATTTTTATGAATCAAAAAATATTTTGAAAAAAATAGATGGAGAGCGAACTATAGAAGAGATTGTAGATGAGATGGAAAAATTCATTTTGTCAAAAATATAGTAAAAAAAGATTTTAATCAGTGAAAAATAGAGTAAATTTTTATAGCGTAATTATTGGAACTGAACTTTTAAATGGTAGAAGAAAAGATGCTCACTTTGCATTTTTAAATCAAGAGCTTTTAAAGCGTGGTTGGGAACATAAAGCATCTTTTGTGATTGAAGATGATAAAGAGTTGATGCTAAAAATATTTAATCTTATAAAATCTGATGAACATAGTGTGATGTTTTGTTTTGGTGGAATTGGAGCAACTCCAGATGATTTTACAAGGCAAATAGCTGCAGATGCTTTTACAAACTCACAAATGGAGTTTCACGAAGAAGCTAAGAAAAGAATAGAAAATAGATTTAAAGATGAAGCATATCCTCATAGAGTAAATATGGCGTATCTTCCAATAAATGCAAAACTTCTAAAAAATGTTGTAAATGATGTAGCTGGATTTTATTTAGAAGATAGATTCTTTTTTACACCAGGATTTCCATCTATGAGTCAAAGTATGGTTTTGGAGGCTTTGGATAGACACTACACAAAATCAAATATCAAAAAATATAGAAAAACAGTGACAATTGTAAGTAGTGAGAATGACTTAATAGAAGTTATGAAAAAAATTCCAACACACCTTGAGTTTTCATCTTTGCCAAAGATTATTGGAAATGAAAGAAGAGTTGTAATATCTGTTGCTGGATATAATCAAGATGAGGTAAATTTTGCTTTTAAACTTTTTTTGGATTTTTGCCTTGAAAATAAAAAAGAGTATGTTTTGGAAGATATAAATGGATAAACAAATACGAAATAGTACAGCTGAATTTTTAATTTTTACTTCTCAAAATAAAGAAGATAGTATTGAAGTAAAAGTTTTTGAAGAGTCTGTTTGGCTAACTCAAAATATGATAGCACAGCTTTTTGATAAAGGTAGAACTACTATTACAGAACATTTAAAAAATATATTTGAAAGTGAAGAATTGGATGAAAAATCAGTATGTCGGGAATTCCGACATACTGCAAATGATGGTAAAACTTACAATACAAAATATTATAACTTAGATGCAATAATTTCAGTTGGATATAGAGTAAACTCAAAAAAAGCTACACAGTTTAGACAGTGGGCTACAAGTGTATTAAAAGAGTTTGCTATAAAAGGATTTGTTCTTGATAAAAAAAGACTAGAAAATGGCTCATTTTTAGGTCAAAACTATTTTGATAAACTACTTGAAGAAATAAGAGAGATAAGAGTTAGTGAAAGAGTGTTTTATCAAAAACTAACAGATATTTACTCTACAAGTGTTGATTATAATAAAGATGATGAAACAACTAAAAACTTTTTTGCAAAAGTACAAAATAAACTTCATTTTGCTATTCATAGACAAACAGCAGCTGAACTGATTTTCAATAGAGCAAATAGCCAAAAAGAGAAAATGGGATTAACTTCTTGGGATAATGCACCTGATGGTAAAATATTAAAATCAGATGTAACAATTGCAAAAAATTATCTAAGCCGTGAAGAACTTGAATCATTAGGAAGAGTTGTAAATGCCTTTTTAGATTTAGCAGAAGATAGAGCAAAAAGAAATATTCCAATGACTATGGAAGATTGGGCTACAAGACTTGATAAGTTTTTAGATGCTGATGATAGAGAGATTTTAAAAGATAGTGGAAAAATCACTAAAAAAATAGCCAATGAAAAAGCAATAAGCGAATTTGAAAAATATAGAGTAGTTCAAGATAGACTGTTTATGAATGATTTTGATAAATTGCTTATGAATTTAAAAAATAAAAATTAAGAGATAAAAATGATACACAACTACATAGAAAATATAAATAGACTTTTTGTTACTGGAAATGCAAGAGAGCATAGTTATAGAGGGGATTTACAAGATTTATTAAATAAAATCATAGATGATAAAGATATAGTTGTAACAAACGAACCAGCAAGAATAGTAAATGTTGGAGCTCCTGATTATAGTATTACAAAAAAAGATATTCCAATAGGATATATTGAAGCAAAAGATATAAACAAACCACTAAATAGCAAGGATTATACAGAGCAGTTTGATAGATACAAAAATGCTCTTGATAATCTTATAATCACAGATTATATGGATTTTTGGTTTTACAAAAGTGGCGAACTTACAAATAAAATCGCAATAGCAAAAATAGAAGATGATAAAATTGTAGCTGTTGAAGAAAACTTTTTATTATTTATAAACAATATAAAAAGCTTTACAACACAAATATCACAAACAATCACAAGTCCAAGTAAACTAGCAAAAATGATGGCTGGAAAAGCAAGACTTCTTCAAAATGTAATTGAAAGAGCGATAATAAGTGAAGATGAAAGCGATGCAAACAACTCACTTAGAGAGCAGTTGGAAGTTTTTAAAGCTACTTTAATTCACGATATTACACCTGAGAGTTTTGCAGATATTTATGCTCAAACTATTGCTTATGGAATGTTTGCAGCAAGACTTCATGATGATACAATGGATACATTTACAAGACAAGAGGCTGTTTTTTTAATACCAAAATCAAATCCATTTTTAAGAGGACTTTTTAACTATGTAAGTGGAGCTGATTGTGATGATAGAATTATTTGGATTATAGACTCTTTAGCAGAGATATTTCTAGCAACAGATGTAAAAAAACTTTTAGATGGTTTTAGCCAAAAAAGTGGAATGAACGACCCAATAATTCACTTTTATGAAACATTTTTAAGTGAATATAATCCAGCTTTGAGAAAAAGTAGAGGAGTTTGGTACACTCCACAAGCTGTTGTAAACTTTATAGTTCGTGCTTGTGATGAGGTGCTTAAAGATGAGTTTGATTTAAGTGATGGTTTAAGCGATGAGACAAAAATCAAAATAAAAGTAGATGATATAAATGCAGGTTATACAAAATCAGGACAAAAGATAAAAAAAGAACTAGAAGTTCATAAAGTGCAAATTCTAGATCCAGCAACAGGAACTGGAACATTTTTGGCTGAGACTATAAAGTTTATCAAAAAAGATTTTTGGGGTGGAAGTTGGAGCTCTTATGTAGAAGAGCATTTAATACCTAGATTAAATGGTTTTGAGCTTCTTATGGCATCTTATGCTATGGCACATTTAAAGCTAGATTTACTTCTTCTTGAAACTGGATATAAACCCTCAAAAGAGCAAAAAAGATTTAATATCTTTCTTACAAACTCACTTGAAGAGCATCATGAACAATCTGGAAATCTTTTTGCCTCATATTTGGCAAATGAGAGTAAAGAGGCTGATAGAGTAAAAAAAGATGTACCTGTGATGGTTGTGATGGGAAATCCACCGTATAGTGGACACTCTTCAAATAAAAATGATTTTATTGATAAACTACTTGAAGATTATAAAAAAGAGAGTGATGGAAGTAAATTAAAAGAGAAAAATCCAAAATGGCTAAATGATGATTATGTAAAATTTATAAGATATAGTGAAAGTTATATTGAGAAAAATCAAGAGGGAGTTTTAGGATTTATTACAAATAATAGTTATATAAATAATCCAACTTTTAGAGGTATGAGATACCATCTTTTAAAAACATTTGACAAAATCTATGTAATAGATTTACATGGAGATTCAAAGAAAAAAGAAACAGCACCAGATGGAAGCAAAGATGAAAATATCTTTGATATTATGCAAGGTGTAGCAATAATAATAGCTATAAAGAAAAAACAAAAAAACAAAAAACTAGCAGAACTATATCTTTGTGATATTTATGGAAAAAGAGATTTCAAATATGGGTTTTTAACTGAGAATAGTTTAAAAAGTTTACCTTTTGAAAAAATCGAGTTTAAAGAACCTGATTTTTATTTTAAAAGTCAAAACTTTCAAAAATTAATAGAATATGAAAAGAATTTTAAAATTAATGAATTATTTACAATAAATTCTGCTGGAATAGTTACAGCTAGAGATGGTTTAGTTATTGATGAAAATGAACATAAATTAAAAGATAAAATTTTGAATTTTTATGAAGATAAAGAAATGATTTTAAAAGAAAATGAAAATTTTAAAATAGATAAGATTAGAAATAATTTCAGTTTTGATGAAAAATATATAAAAATGATTTCTCATAGAATTTTTGATAATAAATTTATATATTATCACTCTCCATTTATTGAAAGAGATAGATTTAATGTAATGAAACATTTTAATAAAAATAATTTAGGAATTGCAATATCTAGGCAATGTCAAGATGATTGGAAACACATTTTTATATCAAAAAATATTACAGATTTGAATTTAACTGGAACGGCAGGAAAATTTGGTAGTGGATATTTATGTCCTTTATATTTATACCCAGATGAAAACTCTTTAACAAATGAAAGAACACCAAATCTAAATCTTGAAATAGTAAATGAGATTGAAGAAAAATTAACACTTAAATTTTTAAATGAGAAAATTGAAGATTCTGCAACTTTTGCACCAATAGATATCTTGGATTATATCTATGCTGTTTTACATAGTCCTAGTTATAGAGAAAAATACAAAGAGTTTTTAAAAATAGACTTCCCAAGAGTTCCATATCCAAAGCCTGAAACTTTTTGGCAATTGGTTAGTTTGGGAGGAAAATTAAGAAGCTTACATCTACTAGAAGATACATCTCTTGATGAGCGAATCATAGATATAAAAGGTGAGGGCGAACTACTTATCAAAAATAGTCTAAACAAAAAAGATTTTAGTATAGAAAATGCTCAAGTAGAGCTTAGATTAAATGATGAGGTAAGTGTTGTAAATATTCCTTTAGTTGCGTGGGAGTTTTATATTGGTGGTTATCAACCTGCTCAAAAGTGGCTAAAAGATAGAGTTGGAAGAGTTTTAAGTAGAGCCGATATGAAGCACTACAACCGTATCATAAATGCACTTTGTAAAACAGATTTGATAATGAAAAAAATAGATGAAGTAGCAAAGTTTTAATCAAACTTTGCCTTTATATTTAAAGCTCTATTTTAAGGCTAAAACTGTATTTTTAACTCCCTCTAAAGCCTCTTTTAAAACCTCAAGAGGTGTTGCAATATTTACTCTTATAAAATTATCACCATTTTCTCCAAAAGTTACTCCTGAGATTACTCTTACATTTCCTAGCTCTTCTAGTTTTTTTGTAAACTCTTTTGAGTTTAAGCCAAGAGAGCTTATATCAATCCATAATAAATATGTAGCTTCGGCTTTTACTACTTTTAGATTTGGGATATTTTTTGATATAAAATCTTCCAAAAAGTTTTTATTTTTTTCAAGATAAATAAGTAGTTCAAAAAGCCAATCTTCACACTCATTATAAGCACTAATCGTAGATTCAATACCAAAAATATTTAAACTTTTTATCTCATTTCTAACTAAATTTTCATTTAATTTTAATCTATAATCTTGATTGGCAACAATAATATTAGAAGCTTTTAATCCAGCAAGATTAAAAGTCTTTGTAGCACTTGTACAAGTAATAGAGTTTTGTAAAAACTCTTCACAAATAGAAGCAAATGGAATAAAAGTAAACTCTTTAAAAACTAAATCTCTATGAATCTCATCACTTACTACCAAAACATTGTATTTTAAACAAAGTTCACCCATTTTTATAAGTTCATCTTTTTTCCAAACTCTTCCAACAGGATTATGTGGATTACAAAGAATAAAAAGTTTTGGTTTTTCGTTTTTTAATTTATTTTCAAAATCTTCAAAATCTATCTCATAGCTACTATTTTCATATATTAAATTATTTGTTACTGCTTCAAGTTCATTTCTTTTTATTGCAATATTAAAATAGTGATAAACAGGAGATTGTATTAAAACTTTATCTCCTTTTTTGCAAAAAGTTTGAAGAATTGTACTTAAGCTAGGAATCACACCAGTTGTTGCTTCTATCCACTCTTTTTTTATATCAAAATTAAATCTTCTTTTAGACCAGTTTATTTCAGATTCATAATATTTATCAGAAATAACTGTATATCCAAATATTTTATGATTTGCTTTTTTGATTATACTCTCTACAATTTTTGGAGCAACTTCAAAATCCATATCAGCAACCCACATAGGAATTACACCATCTTTTGTTGTATCCCATTTTGAACTATCTGTATTTTTTCTTTCACATATTTTATCAAAATTATAAATCATATAAATTCCTAAATTAAATTTTTCCTAAAAACTCTTTTTCATTTACTTTATCTACAACAAGTTGAGCAATATTATCTGTTTCAACAGCAATTTGTCTTGTTTGTGAAGCTATATTTGCATTCTCTTGAGTTTGAATTTCAAGCTGATTTATAGCGTTATTTATCTGTTCAATTCCTATTAACTGCTCTTTTGAAGAGTTCTCTATATCTAAAATAAGATTTGAAGATATAGATATGTTTTTACTTAGATTCTTAAATCCTTCAATCATATCTCCTGCTATCTCTTTTCCTTCATTTGCTTTTGAAGTTGCAATTTCTACAATATTTTTAATCTCTTTAGCAGCTTCTGCACTTCTATTTGCAAGATTTCTTACTTCTTGTGCAACAACTGCAAATCCTTTTCCAGCTTCTCCAGCAGTTGCTGCTTCAACAGCTGCATTTAAACTTAAAATATTAGTTTGGAATGCAATTTGGTCAATCACTTCAATAGCTTCATTTATTTGGCTTACCTCTTTGTTTATCTCATCCATAGCACTATTTGTTTTATTTGCTAAAGATTCTCCAATATGAGAAGATTTAATAAGCTCTTTTGATGATTCAGTTATTTTTGCGATATTCTGGGTATTATTTCTTGTATTTGAAGTAATTTGTTCTAAAGATGCAGCCGTTTGCTCTAAAGATGCAGCAGCTTCATTTGAAGAGATATTTAATCTATCAACATTTTTTAATAAAATATCTGAGCTTTTATCAAGGTTCATTCCAATATCTCTATTATCAATTAACATTTCAGTTATAGAATCAGATAGATTATTTACTCCATTTGCTAATTTTAGAAGATGCTCTTTTAAGCCTTTTTTATCTATTTTATTTAAGTAGTTATAGTTTGAATATTGCTCTAAAATCACTAAAACATTATCAATATTGTTTTCTAAATTATCTGCCATATTATTTAAAACATTTTTTAACTCAGTTAATGCAGGATTTGATACACTTATATTTAATCTTTGACATAAATCACCTTGCTCAAATTCACTTAAAACTGCAATTGTTTCGTCAATTAATTTTCTATCTTCTTCAATAGATTTTTCAGTTATTTCAATATTTTTATTTATCTGCTTAGCAATTACTCCAAATTCATCAATAGAGTCTATTTTTATTTTTTCTGTATTACTAATCTCTTTGTTTAAATATTTGAAAAATGAGATAAGACCATCTCTTATACTTTTTAAAGAGTTTAAAGATGTTTTTAAAGTAAAGAAAATTGAAAAAGATATTAAAAGCATAGTTACAATAGAAGCTAAGATTATTAGATACATTGTTTTATATGCATCTTCAAAAATCTCATCATAATTTACACCACCAACAACTGTCCAGTTCCAATCTTCAAAAATTTTAAAAATAACAAATTTTTCATGCCCATCCCAAAAATAGTTTAGCATTCCCTCTTTTGCATTTAAAATCTCTTTAATTATAAAAAAACCGTTTTTATCACTTATTTCTAAACCACTTCCTTTAAGAGAAGGATGAAGAATAAAATTACCATAATCTTTGCTTGAAGTATTTGAGTTTAAAATATAGTAATAACCACTATTTCCAATCTTTTTATCAGTAATTGTTTTGAACAACTCTTTTATATCATTTTCAATATCATATCCTATGAATGCTATTCCTATAATCTCACCATCTTTTTTTAAAGGAATATATTTTGACATATAGTTTTTCCCAAATAAAAAGGCACTTCCTAAATACTCTTCTCCTTTTATAACTTTTTGGTAACTTGGATGAGATTTATCAAGCTTTGTACCAATAGCTCTAGTTCCATCCTCTTTTTTTAAGCTAGTTGAAACTCTTATAAAATCCTCATTGTTTTTTACAAAAATAGTAGCAACAGAACCTTTTGTATTCTGCTCAAATTCATCAACAATATCAAAATTTAAATTTATGATTTTACTATTTATAGTTAAAGCAGAAGTAGAAAAGTCACCAACTTTTATTAAAATTGATTTATCAAGCTTAATATCTTTAACCATATTAAAAAATACTTCACCTAAAGCATCAGCACCTGATTTTGATACTTTATTAAAAGTATTGATATTTTCAACTAATAAAGAAATCTCTTTAGAAATAGTATTTTCACTATTTTGTTTCATTGTTTCAAAAGTTTTTTTAACTATTAAAAAAGTTAAGATAGACATTGAAATAATAATTGCAATAATTGAAACAGAAACAACCTTTGCAGTTACAGATCTTTTTATGAAATCCATTTTAAGCACCTTGTAAAAAAATTAGTAAAGTATATTTTACCATAAATAATATTTAAAAATGCAAAGTAATATAAAAATAATATTATTCTACTATCTCTCTTTGTATATTATCTTTTAATGAACAAGTTATTTCATAAGATATTGTATTGTGTATTTCTGCTAATTTTGTAACATCATCAAAAATACAAACTTCATCATCATCACTATTTATTGAAAGATTATCCATAGATACTCTTCCTAGAATATTATAATTCTTTGGAGTTAAATATGGAGTTTTTCCATCTAATCTTAAAAAACCATCTCCATAACCAATATCATAGGTTGAAACAAGCATTTTAGAATCAGCTGTAAATTTTCCTCCATAACCAATACTTTGCCCTTTTTCTAAAGTTCTTGTTGCCATTTTATTTGCCCAAAGTGACATAACAGGTTTTAATTTTGGAAAATTAAAAATGTGAGAATTATCTAAATATCCATAAGTCGCAATTCCAACTCTAGCAAAATCTTCATCGAAAAACTCTTTTCTAAAAAGAGCACTTGAGTTACAAGAGTGAAAAGCTGGTAAAGGTAAAAAAAGTTTTTCACATACCTTTTTAACCTTAGCCTTTGCTTTATTAAAGTTTTCATTTTGCCAAAAGAAATCAGTGCTTAAATTATCTGCACCTCTATGATGTGTAAAAACTCCTGAAATAGTGGCTTTTTGCTTCAGAAGCCCGAAAATAGCATCTTCTATCTCATCATAAGATATTCCATTTCTATGCATTCCTGTATCAATTTTTAGATGAACATTGGCTTTTTCTGGGACTTTTTTTATATCTTCAAGACTATTTATTGCTATGTGAAAAGTATGTGAATAGTTGTGAAAAGATGTATCAGCCAGAACTAAAATATATGGAAAAAACTCTTCTATCTTTTGTGCATCTTTTATAGTTCTTACAACTGCTTTTTTAATACCAAATTCACTTGCTAGTTTTGCAATTTCAACTAAACCATGACCATATGCATTGTCTTTCAAAACAACTGCTACTTTATCTTTACTTGTTGCTTTATTACTTATTATTTCTAAATTATAAAATAGTTTGTTTTTATCTAGTAAGATCTTCGCCACTTCTTTCCTTTGTAAAATATTCCATCAGGTTTTCTGCATCTTTTTCATTTAAAACAGTTTTTAACTCTTCAAAATTTGCATCTCTTATTTTCTCAAACTCTCCAAAATAGAGTAAAAGTTTTTTGATTTTTGCTTCACCAATACCTTTTATTTGTAGGAGTGAAATCTCTTTATCCTCTTTTCTTTTCTGTTTTTTATGAAAACTTATAGCAAATCTATGTGCTTCATCTCTTAATCTTTGAATAAATTGTAATCTTTTATCGCTAGGAAGAAGAGTTAAACTTTTTATTTCGCCATTTTGCTTAAAATGAACAATATCTTTTGCATTTCCTTTTGCTCTATAAGCTTTTGCATCAACTTTTTGCTTAGAAATTGCAATAATATCTAAATTTACCCCAATAGAAGAAACTATGTCAAAAGCGAGTTTTAATAGAGTTGTTCCTCCATCAATTATCCATAAATCTGGAGGACTATTTTTAGAAAAACTTTCAACTCTTCTATATAAAACCTCTTTCATCTGAGAGTATTCATCAAGACTTTCAAGATTATAATGTCTGTACTCTTTTTTATTAAAACTTTCAAGCTCTTTATCCCAAACAATCATTCCACCAACTGTTGCTTGTCCCATAAAATGAGAGTTATCAAACACTTCAATATAGCTTGGAGTAGTTTTTAAAGAAAATAGCTTCTCTATTTCACTATAAATACTATTTTCATCTTTTATATTTTCAAGTCTTAATAATTCATCACAATTGTTTAAAGCAATTTTCACAATAGAGGCTTTTTTATCAATTTTTGGATTTAAAATTTTAATTTTCTTATTAAACTTTTCTTGTAAAAAATCCTCTATATCTTCAAGTTCTAAAATCTCATCTGCTATTAAAATCTCTTTTGGAACAATAGGAAGTTCATTTGAGTAATAGTTTACAATAGCTCTTTTATAAGCTTCTTCTAAATCAAACTCTAAATCAGATCCCATTTTTATAAAATCATAGTTAGAAGATGCAAGTTTTCCATCTCTTATAAACATTCTTACTAATACAGCTTTTTTTAAATGACTTTTTATAGCAAAAAGATCTAAATCTTCATTCGTAGCCAAATCAATAGCTGTTTTGATTTGAGATTTTTCAATAGTTTTTATTCTATCTCTTAGATTTAAAGCATCTTCAAATCTAAACTCATTTGAATAAAACTCCATCTTTTCTTTTAGTTTATTTATAAGTTTTGATTTACTATAAATATATACTAATGCTTCATCTAAAAGCTTTTTATAATCATTTTTATCAATTTTTCCTTCACAAGGTGCTAGACATTTTCCAATTTGAAAAAAAAGACAAGCTTTATTTGATCTTATACAAGATTTTTTTTGTACTAAAGGAATAATTTCATAAATACTATCAAGCATATCTTTTGCACCACTTGAATATGGACCAAAATATTTTATATTTTTACCTTTTTCAATTTTTCTAGTGATTTCAAGTCTTGGAAAGTCTTCATTTAAATCAACATAAATATAAGGATAAGTTTTATCATCTCTTAATAAAACATTGTACTTTGGTTTTAGTTGTTTGATTAATGAATTTTCTAAAATCAAAGCATCATGCTCATTTGGAACAACAATCCACTCTAAAGAGATTGTTTCATTAATCATTTTAAAAATTCTTGGACTTAAATCATTGTTTGCTTCTAAGTTAGGAGTAAACCTGAAATAGCTTTTAACTCTATTTTTTAGATTTTTTGCTTTTCCAATATATAAAAGATCTCCATTTTGATCAAAGTATTGATAAACTCCTGCTTGATTAGGAAGTTGTTTTAATTTTTCTTCTAAATTCATTTTGGAATATTATCCCAAATACTCTTTTAATGACTTTATTTATATTTAAAAATTTATAGAATAAAAACATTATAAGTTTATAAAAGTTATTAAACGAAATAATTATGTTTAAAAGTATATAATATATAAAGTATGCAAAAGGATGGGATCTATGAAAAAATTAAATTTTGGTACAAAATTATTATTAATTTTGCTTAGTTCAGTAATTATACTATTAGGAACGATGATATATTTTATAAATAGTAGTTCATATGAAAATGCAGAAGCACAGGCAAAAAATCTCATTGAAACAACTGTTGAAAAATATGCATATGAAAAAGATTCAATTTTTGAGAAGTCAGCAATAGCTGTTTTATCTATAAAAAATAGATTAGAAGTATCTATTGATAAAAATGAAAAACTTACAAAAGATGGAATGGTTGAATTTCAAAAAGCTATTGTAA is a genomic window containing:
- a CDS encoding adenylate kinase; amino-acid sequence: MNLMLFGAPGAGKGTQAKFLIEKYNIPQISTGDILRAAIADKTDMGMEAKKFMDAGQLVPDSTIIGIIKDRLAVADCKNGFILDGFPRTLAQAEALSELMQNMKIKLDKVISLNVPDSLIVGRITGRRVCSGCGASFHVEFNPSKKDGVCDYCGGELTIRKDDNAETVKSRLEAYHSQTAPLIDFYKKMGLFMELDGTKDVSEVTKDMINALA
- a CDS encoding adenylate kinase; protein product: MKKLFLIIGAPGSGKTTDAELIAKKHENITHYSTGDMLRAEMAKDSDIGKEIAKYVNAGNIVPIKIAIQTIVNAIKNAPTPTIIIDGYPRSLEQMSALDEYLKNEKELELISCIEVVVSEEVAKDRVLGRNRGDDDKVEVFNNRMSVYIEPLKAIQDFYESKNILKKIDGERTIEEIVDEMEKFILSKI
- a CDS encoding competence/damage-inducible protein A, translated to MKNRVNFYSVIIGTELLNGRRKDAHFAFLNQELLKRGWEHKASFVIEDDKELMLKIFNLIKSDEHSVMFCFGGIGATPDDFTRQIAADAFTNSQMEFHEEAKKRIENRFKDEAYPHRVNMAYLPINAKLLKNVVNDVAGFYLEDRFFFTPGFPSMSQSMVLEALDRHYTKSNIKKYRKTVTIVSSENDLIEVMKKIPTHLEFSSLPKIIGNERRVVISVAGYNQDEVNFAFKLFLDFCLENKKEYVLEDING
- a CDS encoding virulence RhuM family protein; amino-acid sequence: MDKQIRNSTAEFLIFTSQNKEDSIEVKVFEESVWLTQNMIAQLFDKGRTTITEHLKNIFESEELDEKSVCREFRHTANDGKTYNTKYYNLDAIISVGYRVNSKKATQFRQWATSVLKEFAIKGFVLDKKRLENGSFLGQNYFDKLLEEIREIRVSERVFYQKLTDIYSTSVDYNKDDETTKNFFAKVQNKLHFAIHRQTAAELIFNRANSQKEKMGLTSWDNAPDGKILKSDVTIAKNYLSREELESLGRVVNAFLDLAEDRAKRNIPMTMEDWATRLDKFLDADDREILKDSGKITKKIANEKAISEFEKYRVVQDRLFMNDFDKLLMNLKNKN
- a CDS encoding type ISP restriction/modification enzyme, which gives rise to MIHNYIENINRLFVTGNAREHSYRGDLQDLLNKIIDDKDIVVTNEPARIVNVGAPDYSITKKDIPIGYIEAKDINKPLNSKDYTEQFDRYKNALDNLIITDYMDFWFYKSGELTNKIAIAKIEDDKIVAVEENFLLFINNIKSFTTQISQTITSPSKLAKMMAGKARLLQNVIERAIISEDESDANNSLREQLEVFKATLIHDITPESFADIYAQTIAYGMFAARLHDDTMDTFTRQEAVFLIPKSNPFLRGLFNYVSGADCDDRIIWIIDSLAEIFLATDVKKLLDGFSQKSGMNDPIIHFYETFLSEYNPALRKSRGVWYTPQAVVNFIVRACDEVLKDEFDLSDGLSDETKIKIKVDDINAGYTKSGQKIKKELEVHKVQILDPATGTGTFLAETIKFIKKDFWGGSWSSYVEEHLIPRLNGFELLMASYAMAHLKLDLLLLETGYKPSKEQKRFNIFLTNSLEEHHEQSGNLFASYLANESKEADRVKKDVPVMVVMGNPPYSGHSSNKNDFIDKLLEDYKKESDGSKLKEKNPKWLNDDYVKFIRYSESYIEKNQEGVLGFITNNSYINNPTFRGMRYHLLKTFDKIYVIDLHGDSKKKETAPDGSKDENIFDIMQGVAIIIAIKKKQKNKKLAELYLCDIYGKRDFKYGFLTENSLKSLPFEKIEFKEPDFYFKSQNFQKLIEYEKNFKINELFTINSAGIVTARDGLVIDENEHKLKDKILNFYEDKEMILKENENFKIDKIRNNFSFDEKYIKMISHRIFDNKFIYYHSPFIERDRFNVMKHFNKNNLGIAISRQCQDDWKHIFISKNITDLNLTGTAGKFGSGYLCPLYLYPDENSLTNERTPNLNLEIVNEIEEKLTLKFLNEKIEDSATFAPIDILDYIYAVLHSPSYREKYKEFLKIDFPRVPYPKPETFWQLVSLGGKLRSLHLLEDTSLDERIIDIKGEGELLIKNSLNKKDFSIENAQVELRLNDEVSVVNIPLVAWEFYIGGYQPAQKWLKDRVGRVLSRADMKHYNRIINALCKTDLIMKKIDEVAKF